One genomic segment of Photobacterium sp. DA100 includes these proteins:
- a CDS encoding SDR family oxidoreductase produces the protein MNKTVLITGANRGVGLALTVAYLEAGWRVYATCRDIARANELTQRQSLFPNLTIVELDVTNHDAILHLAQSMESISLDLLINNAGYYGPKGYGFGNTDAKEWRKVLEINTIAPLKLAEAFYPQLKEGTPGMIACVSSKVGSMAENTSGGGYIYRSSKAALNSVVKSLSNDLLPEGIIAIALHPGWVQTEMGGPNALIDSQTSAVGLKKVLDNLTPADSGLFMDYQGNYLPW, from the coding sequence ATGAACAAAACCGTCTTAATTACTGGCGCAAACCGTGGCGTGGGACTGGCGTTGACCGTGGCTTACCTTGAAGCCGGCTGGCGGGTCTATGCGACCTGCCGCGATATTGCCCGTGCAAATGAGCTGACCCAAAGGCAAAGCTTGTTTCCCAACCTGACCATCGTCGAGCTAGATGTCACCAACCACGATGCCATCTTGCATCTCGCCCAATCGATGGAGTCCATCAGTCTAGACTTGCTTATCAATAACGCAGGCTACTACGGCCCTAAAGGGTATGGTTTTGGTAACACTGATGCCAAAGAATGGCGAAAGGTATTGGAAATCAATACTATTGCGCCGCTGAAGCTGGCAGAGGCCTTCTACCCTCAGCTCAAAGAAGGCACGCCCGGTATGATTGCCTGCGTTTCCTCCAAAGTAGGCAGCATGGCCGAAAATACCAGTGGCGGCGGCTATATCTACCGCTCTTCCAAGGCAGCTCTCAACTCTGTGGTCAAGAGCCTATCGAACGATCTCCTTCCCGAGGGGATTATCGCTATCGCCCTTCACCCTGGCTGGGTGCAGACCGAGATGGGCGGGCCGAATGCGCTGATCGATAGCCAAACCTCAGCCGTTGGCCTGAAAAAAGTCCTCGATAACCTCACTCCGGCCGACTCCGGCCTGTTCATGGACTACCAGGGTAATTACCTTCCTTGGTAG
- a CDS encoding DNA topoisomerase III — protein sequence MSRLYIAEKPSLGRAIAAVLPRPHKNHDGYIEAGNGDIVTWCIGHLLEQVEPDAYDEKYKKWHMADLPIVPQQWQLVPRKSAKKQLGVVRKLCKQAGEVIHAGDPDREGQLLVDEVIDYVNLAQGKKAAMQRLLISDLNPAAVKRALGKLRSNRDFIPLSVSALARSRADWLYGMNMTRAYTLLGQKGGYRGVLSVGRVQTPVLGLVTRRDDEIANFVPKPFYELFALIPYQQQEIRARWKPSEACKPWQDEDGRVMNRKLCENVVSRIKGQPAEVTASERKETRQAPPLPYSLSALQIDAAKRFGMSAADVLATCQSLYERHKVITYPRSDCRYLPMDHLRQAGDVCQAIANTDSQLGKAVDGADISLKSKAWNDKKVDAHHAIIPTPKAVNAASLSGSEQKVYQLIARQYLMQFYPAAIYSEAKLEFTIAGGLFVARGRQLMSAGWRILLGRDEPADNEADLADKVPPLDKGTVLTCRDGEIVDKMTEPPKPFTEATLLQAMTGIARFVSDSSLKKILRDTDGLGTEATRAGILDILFKRQLLMRQGKSIHATEAGKGLIYALPDEATYPDMTAHWEHQLQDMADKKCAYKPFMDALEVQVTQMMEKVKTCEVPQSLRDLKSPEPFKAKKRRTSKGARKPAAASTRKAGTRKRRSSS from the coding sequence ATGTCTCGTCTATATATTGCAGAAAAACCCAGCCTGGGGCGCGCCATTGCCGCGGTATTGCCACGTCCTCATAAAAACCATGATGGCTATATCGAGGCGGGAAACGGGGATATCGTCACCTGGTGTATCGGCCATCTGCTCGAGCAGGTCGAGCCGGATGCGTATGATGAGAAGTATAAAAAATGGCATATGGCTGACTTGCCAATCGTGCCGCAGCAGTGGCAGCTGGTTCCCCGCAAATCGGCCAAGAAACAGTTGGGGGTGGTGCGCAAGCTGTGCAAGCAGGCAGGCGAAGTGATCCATGCGGGCGACCCGGACCGCGAAGGGCAGTTGCTGGTGGACGAGGTGATTGACTACGTCAATCTTGCCCAGGGCAAGAAAGCTGCCATGCAGCGGCTGCTGATTTCCGATCTTAACCCTGCGGCAGTCAAGCGGGCACTCGGCAAGCTGCGCAGTAACCGTGATTTTATCCCGCTGTCGGTATCGGCACTGGCTCGCTCCCGGGCTGACTGGCTGTATGGCATGAACATGACCCGTGCCTATACCTTGCTTGGCCAGAAAGGGGGCTACCGAGGCGTATTATCGGTTGGCCGGGTGCAAACGCCGGTACTCGGGCTGGTGACCCGACGTGATGATGAAATTGCCAATTTTGTCCCAAAGCCATTCTATGAGCTGTTTGCATTGATCCCCTACCAGCAGCAGGAGATCCGTGCCAGATGGAAACCGAGCGAAGCTTGTAAGCCTTGGCAGGATGAAGATGGCAGGGTGATGAACCGTAAGCTATGCGAGAACGTTGTCAGCCGCATTAAAGGCCAACCTGCGGAAGTAACCGCATCGGAGCGCAAGGAAACCCGGCAGGCTCCCCCTTTGCCCTATTCACTGTCGGCCTTGCAGATTGATGCCGCCAAGCGCTTTGGCATGAGCGCTGCTGATGTACTGGCCACGTGTCAGTCGCTCTATGAGAGACACAAGGTGATCACTTATCCGCGTTCAGATTGTCGTTATTTGCCAATGGATCATTTGCGCCAAGCTGGGGATGTTTGCCAAGCGATTGCCAATACAGACAGCCAGCTTGGCAAGGCGGTGGACGGGGCGGATATCAGCCTCAAATCAAAGGCATGGAACGACAAGAAGGTGGATGCCCACCATGCGATTATCCCCACGCCAAAGGCGGTCAATGCCGCGAGCCTGAGTGGCAGCGAGCAGAAGGTGTACCAGTTGATTGCCAGGCAGTACCTGATGCAGTTCTACCCGGCGGCGATTTACAGCGAGGCCAAGCTGGAATTCACCATTGCCGGTGGGCTGTTTGTGGCCCGGGGACGCCAGTTGATGTCTGCTGGGTGGCGTATTTTGCTGGGGCGTGATGAACCCGCGGACAATGAGGCGGATCTGGCTGACAAAGTGCCGCCGCTTGACAAGGGAACGGTCCTGACTTGCCGCGATGGCGAGATTGTGGACAAGATGACGGAGCCGCCCAAGCCGTTTACCGAGGCCACGTTGTTACAGGCGATGACCGGAATTGCCCGCTTTGTCTCCGACAGCTCGCTGAAAAAGATACTCCGAGATACCGATGGGCTCGGCACGGAAGCAACCCGTGCTGGGATCCTGGATATTTTGTTCAAAAGGCAATTGCTGATGCGCCAGGGCAAAAGCATCCATGCAACCGAGGCGGGCAAAGGCCTGATCTATGCGCTGCCGGACGAGGCGACCTATCCGGATATGACCGCTCATTGGGAACACCAGCTGCAGGATATGGCCGATAAAAAGTGTGCCTACAAACCGTTCATGGATGCGCTGGAAGTACAGGTGACACAGATGATGGAGAAGGTGAAAACCTGTGAGGTTCCCCAGAGTCTGCGCGACCTAAAATCGCCTGAGCCCTTTAAAGCGAAAAAGCGTCGTACGAGTAAAGGAGCAAGAAAACCGGCTGCGGCCAGCACTCGAAAAGCCGGGACGAGGAAGCGGCGATCATCCAGTTAA
- a CDS encoding sensor domain-containing diguanylate cyclase — translation MIQYHKVRQFYDRLLAQSGKSHNLQTTCEQICRSLVHHFSVRRVVIALAYGNQWKIILNMDEQDTQYHYPPITYLEIPSLPAELINLAITQQRPVFHPNNTGQWLLLPLERQSETIGCMLIDFPQSTDNQHLHSRDFHFLAALLAAELNASMFDSIFLSKFSQERVAEREKKIRQNEQHTLQRQLQALHDISFKLWRASSINNMLFTAVDEAKQRLNIDRMAIFLFQSGHRMKGTYGTDLQGNTVNESDFESDIPDMWFAPHALGQKEYLVVEENTPLYHDLKQVGFGWSAYISLWDEDTLIGWIACDNLLRGLPLPDHFHQLLKQFGFIVSQHLVRRQAEEKLRKLNSELEQRIAERTHALQRANTKLQKVSREDPLTEVANRRVFDERFIDEWRRADRHQLPLSILIIDIDYFKEYNDSYGHAAGDSCLKTIAQTLAQVERRAGALFARYGGEEFVLLLPGQDNRATHYAADKALNAIRRLRLPRNPHPEQTTDFVTISIGGATITPSARYTPGAFFKMADSALYEAKSGGRNRLLIMDIQN, via the coding sequence TTGATCCAATATCATAAAGTCCGGCAATTTTACGATCGTCTACTTGCCCAAAGCGGAAAATCCCATAACCTTCAAACGACATGCGAGCAGATCTGCCGCAGCCTCGTCCACCATTTTTCTGTCCGTCGAGTGGTTATTGCCCTGGCCTATGGTAATCAGTGGAAAATTATCCTGAACATGGATGAGCAAGATACCCAGTATCATTATCCGCCCATTACGTATCTGGAGATCCCCTCGTTACCGGCAGAATTGATCAACCTGGCCATTACGCAACAAAGGCCCGTATTCCACCCTAACAACACGGGGCAGTGGTTGTTGCTCCCCTTAGAGCGGCAGTCGGAAACCATTGGCTGTATGCTTATCGATTTCCCCCAGAGCACTGACAACCAACATCTTCACAGCCGCGATTTTCACTTTCTCGCCGCATTACTGGCTGCCGAGTTGAATGCCTCGATGTTCGATAGTATTTTCCTGAGTAAATTCAGCCAAGAACGCGTTGCAGAACGAGAGAAGAAAATCCGCCAAAACGAACAGCATACTTTGCAAAGACAGCTGCAGGCCCTGCATGATATATCCTTTAAACTTTGGCGTGCCAGCTCGATCAATAATATGCTGTTCACTGCCGTTGACGAAGCCAAGCAGCGGCTCAATATCGACAGAATGGCTATCTTTTTATTCCAGTCCGGCCACCGGATGAAGGGAACCTATGGCACCGACCTGCAAGGGAATACCGTCAACGAAAGTGACTTCGAATCAGATATCCCAGATATGTGGTTTGCCCCCCATGCGCTGGGGCAAAAAGAATACCTCGTTGTCGAAGAAAACACCCCGCTCTATCATGACCTCAAACAAGTCGGCTTTGGCTGGAGCGCCTATATTTCCCTGTGGGATGAAGATACGCTTATTGGCTGGATTGCCTGTGACAACCTGCTCAGGGGGCTGCCACTCCCTGATCACTTTCACCAGCTCCTCAAACAATTCGGCTTTATTGTCTCCCAGCACTTGGTCAGACGCCAAGCAGAGGAAAAACTGAGGAAGCTCAACAGTGAGCTGGAACAGAGGATTGCCGAGCGAACCCACGCCCTGCAACGAGCCAACACCAAACTTCAGAAGGTATCGCGTGAAGATCCGCTGACCGAGGTGGCAAACCGCCGGGTTTTCGATGAACGCTTTATCGACGAATGGCGACGGGCCGACCGGCACCAGCTTCCGCTATCGATATTAATCATAGACATTGACTACTTCAAAGAGTACAACGACAGCTACGGCCACGCAGCCGGTGACAGCTGCCTCAAAACCATTGCCCAAACCCTGGCGCAGGTAGAGCGGCGAGCCGGTGCCTTGTTTGCCCGTTACGGCGGTGAAGAGTTCGTTCTGCTGCTGCCGGGCCAAGATAACCGCGCCACCCACTACGCGGCAGACAAAGCCCTGAATGCAATTCGCCGGCTACGCCTTCCTCGCAATCCGCATCCAGAGCAGACAACTGATTTTGTCACTATCAGCATTGGCGGTGCCACTATCACGCCTTCAGCACGCTACACCCCTGGCGCTTTTTTCAAAATGGCCGATTCTGCGCTCTACGAGGCAAAAAGCGGTGGCCGTAACCGGCTGCTGATAATGGACATTCAAAACTAG
- the mnmH gene encoding tRNA 2-selenouridine(34) synthase MnmH, producing MSRPNCQDFRQLFINDTPLMDMRAPVEFELGAFPASVNRPLMQDEERKAVGTCYKEHGQEAAIALGHELVHGDIKAQRVAQWKAFCEANPEGYLYCFRGGLRSRITQQWLKEAGVDYPFVEGGYKALRRFLIDTIDDVATKPMTLIGGNTGCGKTIMVNEIGNGIDLEGAANHRGSSFGRYVTAQRTQINFENVLAIAMLKKQAAGVSHFVYEDEGKIIGSVSVPLTINQAMQQAPIAIVDDPLDVRLERLLDDYVVRMQRDFCAEYGEQEGWERFAQYLERGMFSIRKRLGFQRYEELLLVQQQAVKAMQATGELGGHYDWLTLLLEQYYDPMYTYQLGKKADRIVFRGEYAEVKAWLAENCA from the coding sequence ATGTCGCGTCCTAATTGCCAAGATTTCCGCCAGCTGTTTATCAACGATACGCCACTGATGGATATGCGTGCGCCGGTAGAGTTTGAACTCGGTGCTTTTCCAGCCTCCGTTAACCGTCCGCTGATGCAGGACGAAGAGCGCAAGGCGGTGGGCACCTGCTACAAAGAGCACGGCCAGGAAGCCGCGATTGCCCTTGGCCACGAGCTGGTGCACGGCGATATCAAAGCCCAGCGGGTAGCACAGTGGAAGGCCTTTTGCGAAGCCAACCCTGAAGGGTATCTTTACTGTTTCCGCGGCGGGCTGCGCTCGCGCATTACCCAGCAGTGGCTCAAAGAAGCCGGGGTTGACTACCCCTTTGTCGAGGGGGGCTATAAGGCCCTGCGACGTTTCTTGATCGATACCATCGATGATGTTGCCACCAAGCCGATGACCCTGATTGGCGGCAACACTGGCTGCGGCAAGACGATCATGGTCAATGAGATCGGCAACGGTATCGACTTGGAAGGAGCGGCGAATCACCGAGGTTCGTCCTTCGGTCGCTATGTGACTGCCCAGCGAACGCAGATCAATTTCGAGAATGTGCTGGCGATTGCCATGCTCAAGAAGCAGGCCGCGGGCGTGTCGCACTTTGTCTACGAGGACGAAGGTAAGATCATTGGCTCGGTCAGTGTTCCCTTGACGATCAACCAAGCCATGCAGCAAGCGCCTATCGCCATTGTTGATGATCCGCTGGATGTCCGCCTCGAGCGTTTGTTGGATGATTACGTGGTGCGGATGCAACGTGACTTCTGTGCTGAATACGGCGAACAAGAGGGATGGGAGCGGTTTGCCCAGTACCTGGAGCGCGGAATGTTCAGTATCCGCAAGCGTCTTGGCTTCCAGCGCTATGAAGAGCTGCTGTTGGTCCAGCAGCAGGCGGTCAAAGCGATGCAGGCCACTGGTGAGCTTGGCGGTCACTATGATTGGTTAACCCTGTTGCTTGAGCAGTACTACGATCCTATGTATACCTACCAGCTCGGCAAGAAAGCGGATCGCATTGTCTTCCGTGGTGAATATGCCGAGGTCAAGGCATGGTTGGCTGAAAATTGCGCCTAA